A region from the Acyrthosiphon pisum isolate AL4f chromosome A1, pea_aphid_22Mar2018_4r6ur, whole genome shotgun sequence genome encodes:
- the LOC100158954 gene encoding lysosomal alpha-mannosidase → MVVLLTGMAVRTFDRSRVVRFRFAAAVCVAVFALLARTTAADAAESSSSGCAPKSCNAIDPNKLNVHLIAHTHDDVGWLKTVDQYYYGSNKAHAPYGVQYIMDSVVSELLKNKNRKFVFVETAFLWRWWEEQDEWNRNSLKTLVHEGRLQLLHGGWVMSDEAVPHYSTLIDQMTLGLKFLNETFGECARPRVAWQIDPFGHSSEVAAEFAEMGFDGLVLGRIDHEDLALRKQQKTMEMVWRPDVNMGQGGELFTSVLYNLYVAPEGFCFDAFCNDDPILDNPKLHGYNVNAKVENFANHVKRYASAFKTNNIMITMGGDFSYSVASSWFRNMDKLIKHVNILKPDLNVLYSTPECYLSALQMSSKNVTWPLKDSDDFFPYAHDEHSYWTGYFTSRSNLKYMICKANNLLQAVKQIGSILGGELNEHVQTLAIAVAQSQHHDAITGTEKQHVSDDYAQYLDEGIGESQKVLTAAYRKWFGKDFPEQQYCKMLNISECDVSENNSKFVITLYNPLSRAVTTPVRIPVKYADYKVTGPNGANVPYELVFLPGQIFRLGGRTSNATHELLFIASEVSPLGLVNYHVERINEPEPPPRPMPYNSTEDVTIDNGKLKIGFNGISGLVQWIEKNGTRHQLQQNFFFYESMKGYNFNADNRASGAYIFRPTKSQPTAISEKINLTIYRGKNVHEVHQSFSSWLSQVVRIYDQQESIEFEWLVGPIPIMEWIGKEVITKYATKIASNGTFYTDSNGRRWMQRKRNQRSSWNLTLTEPVSSNYYPITSSIAIRDAIHQATVITDRPQGGTSIEDGTLELMLHRRLLYDDSQGVSEPLDENQYGEGMVTRGKHILHFNELDKAAKAHRLSALHTAMQPVVTLAPTHMGSNEWVSKFSATHKLLNNSLPLNIHLLTLEHWRKDQVLLRIEHIFEKDEDRFLSLPETINLQQLFSQLEVLEYKELTLSANLAKADLDRYRWNYSDKPQRPELNAPLPDNLLTPMAIKTYLLTVKPR, encoded by the exons ATGGTCGTGTTGCTCACAGGTATGGCCGTTCGCACCTTTGACCGGTCACGTGTCGTTCGGTTCCGGTTCGCCGCCGCCGTGTGCGTAGCGGTTTTCGCGTTGTTGGCGAGGACCACGGCCGCAGATGCCGCCGAATCGTCGTCCAGCGGATGCGCTCCGAAG TCGTGCAACGCAATCGACCCGAACAAGTTAAACGTCCACCTGATCGCTCACACACATGATGACGTGGGATGGCTGAAAACTGTGGATCAGTATTACTATGGCA GTAACAAGGCGCACGCACCTTACGGCGTTCAATACATCATGGACTCGGTCGTTTccgaattattgaaaaacaaaaaccgaAA ATTCGTCTTTGTGGAAACCGCGTTTCTGTGGCGTTGGTGGGAAGAGCAGGACGAGTGGAACCGGAACAGCTTAAAGACGCTAGTGCACGAAGGTCGGTTACAACTGTTGCACGGAGGATGGGTGATGAGCGACGAGGCGGTGCCTCATTATTCAACCCTTATCGATCAGATGACTTTGGGCCTTAA ATTTTTAAACGAGACGTTTGGAGAGTGTGCTCGACCTCGCGTGGCTTGGCAAATTGATCCATTTGGTCATTCGAGTGAAGTGGCAGCTGAGTTTGCCGAAATGGGTTTTGACGGATTGGTTTTGGGCCGTATCGATCACGAGGACCTGGCTCTAAGAAAACAGCAGAAGACAATGGAAATGGTATGGAGACCGGACGTCAACATGG GACAAGGTGGCGAGTTGTTTACAAGCGTTTTGTACAATCTATACGTCGCCCCCGAAGGATTTTGTTTCGATGCATTTTGCAACGACGATCCTATTTTGGACAACCCTAAACTCCACGGATACAACGTCAACGCAAAA GTAGAAAACTTTGCAAATCACGTCAAGAGATACGCTTCGGCATTCAAAACGAACAACATCATGATAACCATGGGCGGCGATTTCTCTTATTCAGTGGCGTCGTCGTGGTTCAGGAATATGGACAAATTAATCAA ACACGTGAACATATTGAAACCTGATTTGAACGTGTTGTACTCGACGCCCGAGTGTTACTTGTCCGCTCTGCAAATGTCGTCCAAAAACGTCACTTGGCCACTTAAGGACTCGGATGATTTCTTCCCTTACGCCCACGACGAACATTCATATTGGACGGGTTACTTCACGTCGCGGTCCAATTTGAAGTACATGATTTGCAAGGCCAACAATCTACTACAG GCAGTGAAGCAAATCGGTTCGATACTCGGAGGAGAGCTCAACGAGCACGTGCAAACGTTGGCCATCGCCGTTGCGCAGTCACAACATCATGATGCCATCACGGGCACGGAGAAACAACACGTGTCCGACGACTATGCCCAATACTTAGACGAAGGGATAGGAGAGTCGCAAAAAGTGTTGACGGCTGCTTACAG aaaatggtttggaaaagaCTTTCCCGAACAGCAGTATTGCAAGATGCTCAATATCAGCGAGTGTGATGTTTCAGAGAACAATTCCAAATTCGTGATCACCCTGTACAACCCGTTGTCACGCGCCGTTACCACGCCTGTCCGCATTCCCGTGAAGTACGCGGATTACAAGGTTACCGGTCCTAATG GGGCCAACGTGCCGTACGAATTGGTGTTTTTGCCCGGTCAGATTTTCCGGCTGGGAGGTCGTACCTCGAACGCGACGCACGAGCTACTGTTTATTGCCAGTGAAGTATCCCCATTAGGATTAGTCAACTATCACGTGGAGAGAATTAACGAACCAGAGCCCCCGCCAAGACCGATGCCATACAATAGCACGGAGGATGTGACGATTGACAACGGG AAATTGAAAATAGGTTTTAATGGTATCAGCGGACTAGTGCAGTGGATTGAGAAAAATGGCACGAGACATCAATTGCAGCAAAATTTCTTTTTCTACGAGTCGATGAAAGGTTATAATTTCAACGCCGATAATCGTGCAAGCGGGGCTTACATCTTTAGACCCACTAAGAGTCAACCGACAGCCatatcggaaaaaataaatttgacaatATACCGAG gcAAAAATGTGCACGAAGTACACCAGTCTTTCAGTTCTTGGCTTAGTCAAGTAGTCAGGATTTATGACCAACAAGAATCAATTGAATTCGAATGGCTCGTCGgacctatacctattat GGAATGGATCGGAAAAGAAGTCATTACTAAGTACGCAACTAAAATAGCGTCGAATGGTACGTTTTATACCGATTCCAACGGAAGAAGGTGGATGCAAAGGAAACGGAATCAACGTTCTTCTTGGAATTTAACCCTTACCGAACCCGTTTCGTCTAATTATTATCCAATCACTTCAAGCATAGCAATCAGGGATGCCATTCACCAGGCCACGGTAATAACCGATCGGCCCCAAGGTGGTACCAGCATCGAGGATGGCACATTAGAACTTATG CTTCATCGTCGACTGTTGTACGATGACAGCCAAGGGGTTAGCGAACCATTGGACGAGAATCAATACGGCGAGGGCATGGTGACTAGAGGAAAACACATATTACACTTTAACGAGTTGGATAAGGCTGCCAAAGCTCACAGGCTGTCGGCACTCCATACAGCTATGCAACCTGTTGTCACATTGGCCCCAACTCACATGGGAAGTAACGAATGGGTTTCAAAGTTCAGCGCAACG CATAAATTGTTGAACAATTCGTTACCATTAAACATACATCTTTTGACTTTGGAACACTGGAGAAAAGATCAAGTTTTGTTGAGGATTGAACATATATTCGAGAAGGACGAAGATAGATTTTTGTCTCTGCCCGAAACCATTAATCttcaa
- the LOC100572022 gene encoding uncharacterized protein LOC100572022 isoform X2, whose protein sequence is MKGKFDNFVGSRKKSSSSNTATKINNDIPIVPDADENIDADLLYSVKPAELHSRTTESTYEEETTRPPINLADIDLGLLFSNMTRKHHLEDVDADERDVGRMIQRHLKLLNIGTVGEDEH, encoded by the exons AGGAAAATTCGATAACTTTGTTGGTTCGCGAAAGAAATCATCAAGCTCCAACACtgctacaaaaataaacaatg ATATACCTATAGTGCCGGATGCTGATGAAAATATTGACGCGGACTTGTTATATTCCGTAAAACCCGCCGAGCTGCATTCGAGAAc GACGGAATCCACTTATGAAGAGGAAACGACAAGACCTCCGATTAATTTGGCCGACATCGATCTTGGACTATTATTCAGCAACATGACGCGGAAACATCACTTGGAAGAC GTGGACGCGGATGAACGAGACGTAGGGAGAATGATACAGCGGCACCTCAAGCTGTTGAACATTGGGACTGTGGGTGAAGACGAACATTGA